A genomic window from Shewanella vesiculosa includes:
- a CDS encoding HNH endonuclease, which produces MVKETRTNYVNRVMGLSFKSTQGKYSYCSDSKKQVLFSLNAGNGDVILSPSWSKNGYSHSLKHINKIINQGYDLLVFKTITKKNKKGDTLADGFNPLIEKRKLVVEGDVFRAVPIDELQNKETTESGAPIFEGAKKTIKVNAYERDPQARQDCLDEFGYLCQICEFDFEKVYGERGKDFIHVHHIVPLSEIKKEYKVDPVKDLIPVCPNCHAMLHRKGHTISPKELKSFLINKPS; this is translated from the coding sequence ATGGTCAAAGAGACACGAACAAATTATGTTAATCGAGTTATGGGTCTTTCATTTAAATCAACCCAGGGTAAGTACTCGTATTGTAGCGACTCAAAAAAACAAGTTCTTTTTAGTTTGAACGCTGGAAATGGAGATGTAATTCTTAGTCCTTCATGGTCTAAAAATGGCTATTCACATTCTCTAAAACATATAAATAAAATTATAAATCAAGGATATGATCTTTTAGTTTTTAAGACCATAACCAAAAAAAATAAAAAAGGTGATACATTAGCTGATGGGTTTAATCCTTTAATAGAAAAAAGAAAACTAGTAGTTGAAGGAGATGTTTTTAGAGCTGTTCCAATAGATGAACTCCAAAACAAAGAAACTACGGAAAGCGGAGCCCCTATTTTTGAGGGAGCGAAAAAAACGATAAAAGTTAATGCATATGAAAGAGATCCTCAAGCTCGTCAGGATTGTTTAGATGAATTTGGATACCTATGCCAAATTTGTGAATTTGACTTTGAAAAAGTTTATGGGGAACGTGGGAAAGATTTTATCCATGTTCATCACATAGTGCCATTATCAGAAATAAAAAAAGAATATAAAGTCGATCCGGTTAAGGATCTAATTCCTGTTTGTCCAAACTGCCACGCAATGTTACACCGGAAAGGACATACAATTTCACCTAAGGAATTGAAGTCTTTTCTAATTAATAAGCCCAGCTAA
- a CDS encoding transposase, whose translation MKSNITDPDSAKMTTSKGTIQGYNGIAINDDKHQIILQAQTWGSVGEQQTLQPAVTQLKQQLDKLNPVNPSSEHTIKFTADSGFNSEANLAFMAQSGFDTYIADNQFRKRNPLFQESETYETEQEKRRLKRRNGKPRLFTSDDFHYDEATQTCRCPAGNEMWRSGINVKSYHQEYTRFCGYLKDCKTCPLQQQCMRKPPIKTGRQVQFKNDASRKKLSYTDKMKVKIDSPMGRRQYSKRLGCIEPVFGNITVNKGMNKLTLRGQAKVNAQWQLYCLVHNIEKLQQAMH comes from the coding sequence GTGAAAAGCAATATCACCGACCCTGACAGTGCAAAGATGACCACATCCAAGGGCACCATTCAAGGCTACAATGGTATTGCGATAAACGATGATAAACATCAAATTATCTTACAAGCACAAACGTGGGGTTCGGTCGGTGAGCAGCAAACACTCCAGCCAGCAGTCACGCAATTAAAACAACAACTCGATAAGCTCAATCCTGTTAACCCCTCAAGCGAGCACACCATAAAATTTACCGCAGACAGTGGCTTTAACAGTGAAGCTAATCTGGCATTTATGGCACAAAGTGGCTTTGATACCTACATCGCAGACAATCAATTTAGAAAACGAAACCCGTTGTTTCAAGAAAGTGAAACTTACGAAACCGAGCAAGAAAAACGCAGATTAAAACGACGTAATGGCAAGCCTCGATTGTTTACTTCAGATGATTTTCATTATGACGAAGCAACGCAAACTTGCCGATGTCCCGCAGGCAATGAAATGTGGCGAAGCGGTATTAATGTCAAAAGTTATCACCAAGAATACACTCGATTTTGCGGTTATTTAAAAGATTGTAAAACTTGTCCGTTGCAACAGCAATGCATGCGAAAACCGCCGATAAAAACGGGTCGGCAAGTGCAGTTTAAAAATGATGCCTCACGGAAAAAACTGAGTTACACCGACAAAATGAAAGTGAAAATAGACAGCCCAATGGGGCGGCGGCAATATAGCAAACGACTGGGCTGTATCGAACCGGTATTTGGCAATATTACGGTCAACAAAGGGATGAATAAATTGACCTTACGTGGCCAAGCCAAAGTGAATGCCCAGTGGCAACTGTACTGTCTTGTTCATAACATAGAAAAGTTGCAACAAGCGATGCACTAA
- a CDS encoding transposase, giving the protein MANYKPDLSCQSKFIPINFSEQILPGTFEYALCYIIENKLDLSGFDAWYHNDKTGAAAYSPAVMLKIILLGYAHGLISSRRIAKACENNILFMSVSGDVQPHYTSIAGFCG; this is encoded by the coding sequence ATGGCCAACTACAAGCCTGACTTATCCTGCCAAAGTAAATTCATTCCCATCAATTTTTCAGAGCAAATTTTGCCTGGCACATTCGAGTATGCCCTTTGTTATATTATCGAAAATAAACTCGATTTATCGGGGTTTGATGCTTGGTATCACAATGATAAAACGGGGGCGGCAGCGTATTCACCAGCAGTGATGCTCAAAATTATTTTACTCGGGTATGCGCATGGGTTAATTAGCAGTCGACGCATTGCTAAGGCGTGTGAAAACAATATTTTGTTCATGAGCGTGTCGGGTGATGTACAGCCACATTACACATCGATAGCGGGTTTTTGTGGCTAA
- a CDS encoding transposase — translation MANYKPDLSCQSKFIPINFSEQILPGTFEYALCYIIENKLDLSGFDAWYHNDKTGAAAYSPAVMLKIILLGYAHGLISSRRIAKACENNILFMSVSGDVQPHYTSIAGFVAKMHEQIEPLFTQVLLICDEEGSLAAICLPSMVVS, via the coding sequence ATGGCCAACTACAAGCCTGACTTATCCTGCCAAAGTAAATTCATTCCCATCAATTTTTCAGAGCAAATTTTGCCTGGCACATTCGAGTATGCCCTTTGTTATATTATCGAAAATAAACTCGATTTATCGGGGTTTGATGCTTGGTATCACAATGATAAAACGGGGGCGGCAGCGTATTCACCAGCAGTGATGCTCAAAATTATTTTACTCGGGTATGCGCATGGGTTAATTAGCAGTCGACGCATTGCTAAGGCGTGTGAAAACAATATTTTGTTCATGAGCGTGTCGGGTGATGTACAGCCACATTACACATCGATAGCGGGTTTTGTGGCTAAAATGCATGAACAAATAGAACCCTTATTTACTCAAGTGCTGCTGATTTGTGATGAAGAAGGCTCATTGGCCGCAATATGTTTGCCATCGATGGTTGTAAGTTAA
- a CDS encoding Rha family transcriptional regulator: MQNQQVGTSQRDLKCYQLTKDGFMFLVMEFTGAKAAELKINFINAFNEAQKRLSRTTHPFERQRMMFTWEGGKIVSSQPIHDDQFVTSRDKLVQYMREPRFLSLEQLLEIREAANQQIATLARLAEKKARLH, encoded by the coding sequence TTGCAAAATCAACAGGTTGGCACCAGTCAGCGCGATTTAAAGTGTTACCAGCTGACCAAAGACGGTTTTATGTTTTTAGTGATGGAGTTTACGGGTGCCAAAGCTGCCGAACTCAAGATCAATTTCATTAATGCCTTCAACGAAGCCCAAAAGCGACTTAGCCGCACTACACACCCGTTTGAGCGTCAGCGCATGATGTTTACATGGGAAGGCGGAAAAATAGTGAGCTCGCAACCGATACATGATGACCAGTTTGTCACCAGCCGCGATAAATTAGTGCAGTACATGCGCGAACCCCGCTTTTTATCGCTTGAGCAATTGCTAGAAATCAGGGAAGCCGCAAACCAACAAATAGCGACACTAGCAAGATTGGCAGAGAAAAAAGCCCGTTTACACTAA
- a CDS encoding transposase — translation MSKEWSGTFDELGRKKAKLERASKRIIERHQAQDGLSEELVTQDLNQKRKLDKSADKITAFLASHQEKIGSQGKPVKSNITDPDSAKMTTSKGTIQGYNGIAINDDKHQIILQAQTWGSVGEQQTLQPAVTQLKQQLDKLNPVNPSSEHTIKFTADSGFNSEANLAFMAQSGFDTYIADNQFRKRNPLFQESETYETEQEKRRLKRRNGKPRLFTSDDFHYDEATQTCRCPAGNEMWRSGINVKSYHQEYTRFCGYLKDCKTCPLQQQCMRKPPIKTGRQVQFKNDASRKKLSYTDKMKVKIDSPMGRRQYSKRLGCIEPVFGNITVNKGMNKLTLRGQAKVNAQWQLYCLVHNIEKLQQAMH, via the coding sequence ATGAGCAAAGAATGGAGTGGTACATTTGATGAACTTGGCCGTAAAAAAGCAAAACTAGAACGGGCAAGTAAACGCATTATTGAGCGTCATCAAGCGCAAGATGGGTTGAGTGAAGAACTCGTCACACAAGACTTAAACCAAAAAAGAAAGTTAGATAAAAGTGCGGATAAAATCACGGCATTCCTCGCATCACACCAAGAAAAAATAGGCAGCCAAGGTAAGCCTGTGAAAAGCAATATCACCGACCCTGACAGTGCAAAGATGACCACATCCAAGGGCACCATTCAAGGCTACAATGGTATTGCGATAAACGATGATAAACATCAAATTATCTTACAAGCACAAACGTGGGGTTCGGTCGGTGAGCAGCAAACACTCCAGCCAGCAGTCACGCAATTAAAACAACAACTCGATAAGCTCAATCCTGTTAACCCCTCAAGCGAGCACACCATAAAATTTACCGCAGACAGTGGCTTTAACAGTGAAGCTAATCTGGCATTTATGGCACAAAGTGGCTTTGATACCTACATCGCAGACAATCAATTTAGAAAACGAAACCCGTTGTTTCAAGAAAGTGAAACTTACGAAACCGAGCAAGAAAAACGCAGATTAAAACGACGTAATGGCAAGCCTCGATTGTTTACTTCAGATGATTTTCATTATGACGAAGCAACGCAAACTTGCCGATGTCCCGCAGGCAATGAAATGTGGCGAAGCGGTATTAATGTCAAAAGTTATCACCAAGAATACACTCGATTTTGCGGTTATTTAAAAGATTGTAAAACTTGTCCGTTGCAACAGCAATGCATGCGAAAACCGCCGATAAAAACGGGTCGGCAAGTGCAGTTTAAAAATGATGCCTCACGGAAAAAACTGAGTTACACCGACAAAATGAAAGTGAAAATAGACAGCCCAATGGGGCGGCGGCAATATAGCAAACGACTGGGCTGTATCGAACCGGTATTTGGCAATATTACGGTCAACAAAGGGATGAATAAATTGACCTTACGTGGCCAAGCCAAAGTGAATGCCCAGTGGCAACTGTACTGTCTTGTTCATAACATAGAAAAGTTGCAACAAGCGATGCACTAA
- a CDS encoding transposase: MANYKPDLSCQSKFIPINFSEQILPGTFEYALCYIIENKLDLSGFDAWYHNDKTGAAAYSPAVMLKIILLGYAHGLISSRRIAKACENNILFMSVSGDVQPHYTSIAGFVAKMHEQIEPLFTQVLLICDEEGLIGRNMFAIDGCKLKSNEQRMEWYI; this comes from the coding sequence ATGGCCAACTACAAGCCTGACTTATCCTGCCAAAGTAAATTCATTCCCATCAATTTTTCAGAGCAAATTTTGCCTGGCACATTCGAGTATGCCCTTTGTTATATTATCGAAAATAAACTCGATTTATCGGGGTTTGATGCTTGGTATCACAATGATAAAACGGGGGCGGCAGCGTATTCACCAGCAGTGATGCTCAAAATTATTTTACTCGGGTATGCGCATGGGTTAATTAGCAGTCGACGCATTGCTAAGGCGTGTGAAAACAATATTTTGTTCATGAGCGTGTCGGGTGATGTACAGCCACATTACACATCGATAGCGGGTTTTGTGGCTAAAATGCATGAACAAATAGAACCCTTATTTACTCAAGTGCTGCTGATTTGTGATGAAGAAGGGCTCATTGGCCGCAATATGTTTGCCATCGATGGTTGTAAGTTAAAGTCAAATGAGCAAAGAATGGAGTGGTACATTTGA
- a CDS encoding IS1595 family transposase, which produces MKTSSYLLKAGVDYPTSWGEFVDWFHDEQSCISYLYKLRWPNGFICPSCSSHQSPYQLSNGKLKCHACRSQCSVTSSTLFDKTRTPMKSWFAAVWFITNQKNGVSALGVQRLLGLGSYQTAWSLMHKLRYAMVDPERDKLSGIVEVDETLIGGVVPQSSIKNQQGKRKAVVLVAVELLSRSGFGRIRLRQVESATKEHIHQFIQDVIEPGSTICSDGSQAYKQIDKKGYKHNRIVHLGSSVPAHETMAGVHRVSSLCKRWLLGTYQGAVKAKQLDYYLDEFTFRFNRRKSDSRGLLFYRLLEQAVRSKPITYQSIKNR; this is translated from the coding sequence ATGAAAACTTCATCGTATTTATTAAAAGCTGGTGTAGATTACCCTACAAGTTGGGGCGAATTTGTTGATTGGTTTCATGATGAACAATCCTGCATTAGCTACCTTTACAAACTTCGTTGGCCAAACGGATTCATATGCCCAAGCTGTTCAAGCCATCAATCACCTTATCAGTTAAGTAATGGCAAGTTAAAATGTCATGCTTGTCGTTCTCAGTGTTCAGTAACATCAAGTACACTTTTTGACAAAACAAGAACCCCCATGAAAAGTTGGTTTGCTGCCGTCTGGTTTATTACAAATCAAAAAAATGGTGTCAGCGCTCTTGGAGTTCAAAGGTTATTAGGTCTTGGGAGTTATCAAACCGCTTGGTCATTAATGCACAAGTTAAGGTATGCCATGGTTGATCCTGAAAGGGATAAACTGTCCGGCATCGTAGAGGTTGACGAAACACTAATAGGTGGCGTCGTTCCCCAATCATCTATTAAAAATCAACAGGGTAAGCGTAAGGCTGTAGTTTTGGTAGCAGTTGAGCTGCTATCACGCTCTGGATTTGGCCGGATACGTTTAAGGCAAGTGGAAAGTGCAACCAAAGAACATATCCATCAATTCATTCAAGATGTAATTGAACCTGGTAGTACAATTTGTAGTGATGGCTCTCAAGCATACAAACAAATAGACAAGAAAGGATATAAGCATAACCGAATAGTGCATTTAGGTTCATCTGTACCTGCACATGAAACAATGGCTGGGGTGCATCGAGTCTCATCATTATGTAAAAGATGGCTTTTAGGTACATATCAAGGCGCGGTAAAGGCTAAGCAACTTGATTATTATTTAGATGAGTTTACATTTCGCTTCAATAGAAGAAAGTCAGATTCTCGGGGATTATTATTCTACAGGTTGCTTGAACAAGCAGTGCGTTCTAAGCCGATAACGTACCAATCAATTAAAAATCGATAA
- a CDS encoding Arm DNA-binding domain-containing protein, which produces MSLSDKLLRSINGKPYSGKSELSDRDGLSVRISHAGTITW; this is translated from the coding sequence ATGTCTTTATCTGACAAACTGTTACGCTCTATAAACGGCAAACCATATTCAGGTAAATCTGAGCTTTCAGACCGCGATGGTTTAAGTGTGCGCATCAGTCATGCTGGAACCATTACCTGGTAG
- the sbcB gene encoding exodeoxyribonuclease I has protein sequence MNINHDNQPSLFWHDYETFGANPSKDRPSQFAGIRTDLDLNIIGEPETFYCKLAPDYLPAAEAILITGITPQLANLKGIPEAEFMKRINGLFSQPNTCVVGYNSLRFDDEVSRYGFYRNFIDPYAREWQNGNSRWDIIDLVRACYAFRPDGINWPMKEDGSPSFKLELLTQANGLSHEKAHDAMSDVYATIAMAKLIKQKQPKLYEYYFNLRRKQAVADHIDVLKMQPLVHVSSKISALQGCTTLIAPVAYHPTNKNAVICVNLAMDISPLLTLSAQEISDRMYTSRQNLAENELAIPLKQIHLNKCPFIGSPKLLDDEVTEKLQFDKAFAREQYKRLKNHPELREKLNQVFELESDRKPITDPDLMLYSGGFFSHADKTKMDIICHTAPHNLAALALQFDDPRINEMLFRFRARNYPETLSDSEARKWRDFCQQRLSNADYVIKLENLVEETSENEHKQKLLKALYQYLQSL, from the coding sequence ATGAACATAAATCATGATAATCAACCATCCCTATTTTGGCACGATTACGAAACATTTGGGGCGAATCCAAGTAAAGATCGACCATCACAATTTGCAGGTATTCGAACCGATCTAGATTTGAACATTATTGGTGAGCCTGAAACCTTTTATTGTAAACTTGCACCAGATTATTTACCTGCTGCCGAAGCCATACTCATTACAGGTATAACCCCGCAACTGGCTAACCTTAAAGGTATACCTGAAGCTGAGTTTATGAAACGTATCAATGGCTTATTTAGTCAACCAAACACCTGTGTTGTAGGCTACAACTCACTACGATTTGATGATGAAGTCAGTCGTTATGGTTTTTATCGTAACTTTATTGACCCTTATGCACGCGAGTGGCAAAACGGTAATTCGAGATGGGACATTATTGATTTAGTTCGTGCTTGCTATGCATTTCGTCCCGACGGAATTAATTGGCCCATGAAAGAAGATGGCTCTCCGAGTTTTAAGCTCGAACTACTCACTCAAGCCAATGGCTTAAGTCATGAAAAAGCTCATGATGCTATGTCAGATGTTTATGCCACCATCGCTATGGCTAAATTAATCAAGCAAAAACAGCCTAAACTGTATGAATATTATTTTAACTTAAGACGTAAACAAGCGGTTGCGGATCATATTGATGTGCTAAAAATGCAGCCATTGGTTCATGTCAGTTCAAAAATTAGTGCGCTGCAAGGCTGTACCACATTGATTGCACCAGTGGCCTATCATCCAACGAATAAAAATGCAGTGATCTGCGTTAATTTGGCGATGGACATTTCTCCCTTGTTAACCTTGTCAGCCCAAGAAATCAGCGATCGTATGTACACCTCGCGTCAAAATCTGGCCGAAAACGAGCTGGCGATACCACTTAAACAAATTCATCTGAATAAGTGCCCGTTTATCGGTTCACCAAAATTACTTGACGATGAGGTAACAGAAAAATTACAGTTTGATAAAGCATTTGCACGCGAGCAATATAAACGCCTGAAAAATCACCCAGAATTGCGTGAAAAACTGAACCAAGTCTTTGAACTTGAATCAGACCGTAAACCGATTACTGATCCTGATTTAATGCTCTACAGCGGTGGTTTTTTCAGCCATGCCGATAAAACGAAAATGGACATTATTTGCCATACAGCACCCCATAATTTAGCCGCATTAGCATTGCAGTTTGATGATCCTCGTATCAATGAAATGTTGTTTCGCTTTAGGGCCCGTAATTACCCAGAAACATTAAGCGACAGTGAAGCTCGTAAATGGCGTGATTTCTGTCAACAACGATTATCGAATGCTGATTATGTGATAAAACTCGAAAATCTGGTCGAAGAAACCAGCGAGAATGAACACAAACAAAAGCTATTAAAAGCCCTATACCAATATTTACAATCATTATAG
- the cdd gene encoding cytidine deaminase: MQNRFLESITQLDKPLATALVPILHEQFCGHIDAIQFAELVKASGKPEQQVLMDLLPIAAALANPPISEFYVGAIAKGASGDLYMGANLELPGEALFHSVHAEQSAISHAWLAGETEIVDIIVNFSPCGHCRQFMNELVNGSKIRIHLPEQETKTLAHYLPYAFGPADLDVTMPLLSKRQQEFNCDSDDPMIIEAIDQMGLSYAPYTNNNAAVVLETKDGATFCGRYAESAAFNPSMQPMQMALSNLIRNNRQYSEIKRAVLVESSVGKITLVGAAMDALHAIAPIELQHMVVEPLIG, from the coding sequence ATGCAAAATCGATTTTTAGAGAGCATTACTCAACTAGACAAGCCTTTGGCTACCGCACTTGTGCCAATACTTCATGAGCAATTTTGTGGTCATATTGATGCGATTCAATTTGCTGAGCTTGTAAAAGCAAGCGGCAAACCAGAACAACAAGTGCTAATGGATTTATTACCTATTGCAGCTGCACTGGCTAACCCTCCTATCAGCGAATTCTACGTAGGCGCTATCGCAAAAGGTGCCAGTGGCGACTTGTACATGGGGGCTAATTTAGAATTACCCGGAGAAGCGCTATTTCACAGTGTACACGCTGAACAAAGTGCAATCAGCCACGCTTGGCTGGCCGGTGAAACAGAAATTGTTGATATTATTGTCAACTTCAGCCCTTGTGGCCACTGCCGCCAATTTATGAATGAACTAGTCAATGGCAGTAAGATTAGAATTCATTTGCCAGAGCAAGAAACTAAAACATTAGCACACTATTTGCCTTATGCGTTTGGCCCTGCTGACTTAGATGTCACCATGCCGCTATTAAGTAAACGTCAGCAAGAGTTTAATTGTGATTCTGATGACCCAATGATCATTGAAGCCATTGATCAAATGGGCCTAAGCTATGCGCCATACACCAACAATAACGCCGCTGTAGTTCTTGAAACCAAGGATGGCGCCACTTTCTGTGGTCGCTATGCTGAAAGTGCAGCATTTAATCCATCAATGCAGCCGATGCAAATGGCGTTATCAAATCTGATCCGTAATAACCGCCAATATAGCGAGATTAAGCGTGCTGTATTAGTTGAATCATCGGTAGGGAAAATCACTTTAGTGGGTGCTGCAATGGATGCTCTACATGCCATAGCCCCAATTGAACTACAACACATGGTTGTTGAACCTTTGATAGGCTAA